The following are encoded together in the Lactuca sativa cultivar Salinas chromosome 1, Lsat_Salinas_v11, whole genome shotgun sequence genome:
- the LOC128127224 gene encoding uncharacterized mitochondrial protein AtMg00810-like — translation MTRAQIRAKNEVLNVHQEYCVFNVFISKLEPKTVKVALEHLDWVDAMQSELTEFERNKVWSLIPKPKDVSLIGFKWIFKNKTDKEGSVDPTLSRKEVVNHLMLVQIYVDDIVFDSTDPLLLKEFEELMKSKFEMSMMGKINNFLGLHIHQSKEDIFKNQEKYTCNLLERFGMTNSIKLKVPIVVGTLLNPSLEKPAVDLRTVSLGLWYPSKTGFFVQDFSHADLGGCQLDRKSTIGNCQLLDGNLVSWQSKKQTCVSISTAEAEYMVAATCTS, via the exons ATGACACGAGCACAAATTCGAGCTAAGAATGAGGTACTTAATGTTCATCAAGAATATTGTGTGTTTAACGTGTTTATTTCGAAACTTGAACCCAAAACAGTAAAGGTTGCATTAGAACACTTAGATTGGGTTGAtgcaatgcaatctgaattgacagaatttgaacgaaacaaagttTGGAGCTTAATTCCTAAACCAAAGGATGTTTCATTAATTGGGTTTAAATGGATTTTTAAGAATAAGACCGATAAAGAAG gatcagttgatcccacattatCTCGAAAGGAAGTTGTGAATCacctgatgcttgttcaaatttatgtcgatgatatagtTTTTGATTCAACTGACCCATTGTTGTTAAAGGAATTTGAGGAGCTTATGAAAagcaagtttgaaatgagcatgatgggaaaaattaataatttcctGGGTTTACATATTCATCAAAGCAAGGAAGATATCTtcaaaaatcaagaaaaatacacgtgCAACCTTCTTGAAAGATTTGGGATGACGAATAGCATAAAATTGAAAGTACCGATCGTAGTTGGAACACTCTTGAATCCTTCGTTGGAAAAGCCAGCAGTGGACTTAA GGACAGTTTcgttgggtctttggtatccttcAAAGacaggattctttgttcaagaTTTTTCACACGCAGACCTAGGTGGATGTCAACTGGATCGCAAAAGCACAATAGGTAATTGTCAATTGTTGGATGGGAATCTTgtaagctggcaatcaaagaaacaaacatgtgtttcgattTCTACAGCAGAAGCAGAGTATATGGTTGCTGCAACTTGCACTTCTTAA